A single region of the Epinephelus moara isolate mb chromosome 12, YSFRI_EMoa_1.0, whole genome shotgun sequence genome encodes:
- the sptlc2b gene encoding serine palmitoyltransferase 2b, whose translation MTESSANKLLNGDGCHRTANGKKPGKNGFVKNHCLFQQTHKYRRPRDKNQNVTHNPSLYKKPFVESFEETPLLVAVLTYMGYGILTVFGYLRDFLRHWSIEKCHVAREKEEQKDFVPLYQDFENFYTRNLYMRIRDNWNRPICSVPGAKMDLVERVSHDYNWTFEHTGRVVKDVINMGSYNYLGFAENTGACADAAVEATEKYGAGVGSTRCEIGNLDIHEELEQLVARFLGVESSMAFGMGFATNSMNIPALTGKGCLILSDELNHASLVLGARLSGSTIRVFKHNNMQSLEKMLRDAIAHGQPRTHRPWKKILIVVEGIYSMEGSIVRLPEVVALKKRYKAYLYLDEAHSIGALGPNGRGVVDYFGLDPKDVDIMMGTFTKSFGAAGGYIGGKKELIDYLRSHSHSALYATSMSPPVAQQIITSMRIIMGEDGTTLGADRLRQLSENTTYFRRKLREMGFIIYGNDDSPVVPMMLYMPAKIGAFGREMLKRNIGTVVVGFPATPIIESRARFCVSAAHTREMLNTALEAISEVGDLLQLKYSRREQHLPSLGWMAEESLLQD comes from the exons AaccaaaatgtcacacacaaCCCCAGCCTGTACAAGAAGCCCTTTGTGGAGTCGTTTGAGGAGACTCCTCTACTGGTGGCTGTGCTCACTTACATGGGCTACGGCATCCTCACTGTCTTCGGCTACCTCCGGGACTTCCTTCGCCACTGGAGCATCGAGAAGTGTCACGTGGCTCGGgagaaagaggaacagaag GATTTCGTCCCCCTCTATCAGGACTTTGAGAACTTCTACACCAGGAACTTGTACATGAGGATTCGAGACAACTGGAACAGACCCATCTGCAGCGTCCCCGGTGCTAAGATGGACCTAGTGGAGAGAGTTTCCCACGACTACAACTGGACCTTTGA gcaCACGGGCAGAGTGGTGAAGGACGTCATCAATATGGGCTCATACAACTACCTCGGCTTCGCTGAGAACACCGGCGCTTGTGCCGACGCTGCTGTCGAGGCCACAGAAAAGTATGGAGCTGGAGTGGGCAGCACTCGCTGTGAAATAG GAAACCTGGACATCCACGAGGAGCTGGAGCAGTTGGTCGCCAGGTTCCTCGGTGTTGAGTCATCTATGGCTTTTGGGATGGGCTTCGCAACAAACTCCATGAACATTCCTGCTCTCACAGGGAAG GGTTGTCTCATTCTGAGTGACGAGCTGAATCACGCGTCGTTGGTGCTGGGTGCTCGCCTGTCCGGCTCCACCATCCGGGTCTTCAAACACAACA acatgcagagcctGGAGAAGATGCTGAGAGACGCTATCGCACACGGGCAGCCGAGAACCCACCGACCTTGGAAGAAGATCCTCATAGTGGTGGAGGGAATATACAG TATGGAGGGGTCCATCGTGCGTCTGCCAGAGGTCGTTGCCCTGAAGAAGCGCTACAAGGCGTACCTGTACCTGGATGAAGCCCACAGTATCGGGGCCCTGGGGCCAAACGGCAGAGGAGTGGTGGACTACTTCGGCCTGGATCCCAAAGATGTCGACATCATGATGGGAACATTCACCAAGAGCTTCGGTGCTGCCGGAGGATACATCGGAGGCAAAAAG GAGCTGATCGACTATCTGCGGAGCCACTCTCATAGTGCCCTGTACGCCACCTCCATGTCTCCTCCTGTGGCCCAGCAGATCATCACCTCTATGAGGATCATCATGGGAGAGGACGGGACGACACTGG GTGCTGATCGCCTCAGACAGCTGTCAGAGAACACAACCTACTTCCGCAGGAAACTCCGTGAAATGGGCTTCATCATCTACGGCAACGATGACTCGCCTGTAGTACCCATGATGCTCTATATGCCTGCCAAAATTGG GGCATTTGGTCGGGAGATGTTAAAGAGAAACATCGGCACGGTGGTCGTCGGCTTCCCAGCAACGCCCATCATCGAGTCAAGGGCACGTTTCTGCGTCTCGGCTGCTCACACCAGAGAGATGCTCAACACA GCGTTGGAAGCCATCAGTGAAGTAGGCGATCTGCTGCAGCTCAAGTATTCCAGACGTGAGCAGCATCTTCCCTCACTTGGGTGGATGGCCGAGGAGAGCCTGCTTCAGGACTGA